The Sesamum indicum cultivar Zhongzhi No. 13 linkage group LG1, S_indicum_v1.0, whole genome shotgun sequence genome includes a window with the following:
- the LOC105159489 gene encoding COBW domain-containing protein 1-like isoform X2 gives MAMPSALCFLLSRTTSRPLFQSRFTHSLLRTFPSFFAQVSYSPSRSFSTEASEVITQDLNSSIAASLNLDNRIPATVITGFLGSGKTTLLNHILTSQHGKRIAVIENEFGEVDIDSSLVASHSSSNEDIIMVNNGCLCCTVRGDLVKMLLELVKKKRDSFDHIVIETTGLAKPGPVIETFCSDELLSRHVKLDGVVTLVDSMNAMKHLNEVKPRFVVNEAVEQIAYADRIILNKIDLVTDTEVEVLKKRIKLINGMAQIRLAKYGLVDMDFVLGVGGYDLDRIESEVKSDDSHCSHQHEAGHEHHKGHHHDHVHDSAVSSVSIVSEGTLDLDYFDDWLERLVEEKGDDLYRMKGILSVSDSEQRYVFQAVNSIFDGCPGKEWGSDEKRINKLVFIGRNLDETALRKGFKGCLV, from the exons ATGGCAATGCCCTCTGCTCTCTGCTTCCTCCTCTCCAGAACCACATCTCGCCCTCTCTTTCAATCTCGTTTCACCCATTCCCTTCTCCGAACCTTCCCTTCCTTTTTTGCCCAGGTATCATATTCCCCTTCCAGAAGCTTCTCCACCGAGGCCTCCGAAGTGATCACACAAGACTTGAATTCTTCTATCGCCGCTTCTTTGAATCTCGACAATCGTATTCCCGCTACCGTCATCACTGGATTTCTCGGCTCTGGAAAG ACCACGCTTTTGAATCATATATTGACATCTCAACATGGAAAGCGAATTGCTGTCATAGAGAATGAG TTTGGTGAAGTAGATATCGATAGTTCGCTCGTTGCTAGTCATTCCTCATCTAATGAGGACATTATCATGGTAAATAATGGTTGTCTGTGCTGTACTGTGCGTGGAGACCTTGTCAAAATGCTTTTGGAGTTGGTGAAGAAGAAGCGTGACAGTTTTGACCACATTGTTATAGAAACGACGG GTCTTGCGAAGCCTGGTCCAGTGATTGAAACATTTTGTAGCGATGAACTGCTTTCACGCCACGTGAAACTTGATGGGGTTGTTACTTTAGTTGACTCCATGAATGCCATGAAACATTTGAATGAAGTCAAACCAAGGTTTGTCGTAAATGAGGCTGTGGAACAAATTGCTTATGCGGACcgtattattttgaataaa ATAGATTTGGTGACTGACACCGAGGTAGAGGTGTTAAAGAAGAGGATTAAG CTTATCAACGGGATGGCACAAATAAGATTGGCTAAGTATGGGTTAGTTGATATGGATTTCGTTTTGGGAGTGGGAGGCTATGATCTTGACAG AATTGAATCTGAAGTTAAATCAGATGATTCTCATTGTTCTCATCAACATGAAGCTGGACATG AGCATCACAAGGGGCACCATCATGATCACGTGCACGATTCTGCTGTCTCCAGTGTCAGTATTGTTTCTGAAGGAACCTTAGATCTTGATTAT TTTGACGATTGGCTCGAAAGATTGGTGGAAGAGAAAGGGGATGACCTTTACAGGATGAAAGGAATATTGTCAGTGAGTGACTCTGAACAGCGTTATGTTTTCCAG GCTGTGAATTCTATTTTTGATGGCTGCCCAGGCAAGGAATGGGGCTCTGATGAGAAACGCATAAACAAGCTTGTCTTCATAGGGAGGAACTTGGATGAAACTGCCCTGAGGAAAGGCTTCAAAGGCTGTTTAGTATGA
- the LOC105159500 gene encoding protein LOW PSII ACCUMULATION 3, chloroplastic: MPLLSSSSVSRFPVLCPSPSKPQGLTYRGLGIEKQKNVCSQRTVLTGFSSRNLGFVISAAGGKSGSSVEYDVPFPSDYTQLLQQAKEATELAIKNDKQLMEIEFPTAGLDSVPGDGEGGIEMTGSMQLIREFCDLVISPEKYTRTRIFFPEASEVTFARKSVFGGCSLKLDYLTKPSFFEDFGFVSKVKMADRVKPEDELFIVGYPYFNVNEMLVVEELYKEAVVNTSRKLIIFNGELDRIRSGYYPPFFYPKLGALSQTFLPKMETVYYIHNFKGRNAGVLFRCYPGPWKVLRKVRNKYYSVHEQEDMPSLKQVALEILPST, translated from the exons ATGCCGTTACTGAGTTCCTCATCAGTTTCTCGTTTTCCAGTTCTCTGCCCCTCTCCTTCAAAACCACAG GGCCTTACTTACAGAGGATTAGGGATTGAGAAACAGAAAAATGTTTGTAGTCAAAGAACAGTTTTGACTGgattttcttcaagaaatcTTGGTTTCGTGATTAGTGCTGCTGGTGGGAAGAGTGGTTCATCCGTAGAGTATGATGTGCCGTTTCCAAGTGATTACACACAACTTCTTCAGCAA GCTAAAGAAGCAACTGAATTGGCGATAAAGAACGACAAGCAGCTGATG GAAATTGAGTTTCCTACTGCTGGATTGGACTCTGTGCCAG GTGACGGTGAAGGTGGTATAGAAATGACAGGAAGCATGCAACTGATACGTGAGTTCTGTGACCTAGTCATCAGTCCGGAGAAATACACACGGACCAGAATA TTTTTCCCTGAGGCAAGTGAAGTCACATTTGCAAGAAAATCAGTTTTCGGAGGATGTTCTTTGAAATTGGACTACTTAACAAAACCATCATTCTTTGAGGATTTTGGTTTTGTGTCCAAAGTTAAAATGGCAGATCGAGTGAAGCCAGAAGACGAACTTTTCATAGTTGGCTACCCATATTTTAACGTTAACG AGATGCTTGTGGTGGAAGAACTCTATAAGGAAGCTGTGGTGAACACTTCACGCaaactcatcattttcaacgGGGAACTTGACAGAATAAGATCTGGCT ACTATCCACCGTTTTTCTACCCAAAACTGGGAGCACTATCTCAGACATTTCTACCTAAGATGGAGACAGTGTATTACATTCACAACTTTAAAGGGAGAAACGCAGGTGTCCTCTTCAG GTGTTACCCTGGACCCTGGAAAGTACTTAGAAAAGTGAGAAACAAATATTACAGTGTGCATGAACAGGAAGACATGCCATCACTCAAGCAAGTTGCCCTGGAAATTCTTCCATCCACATGA
- the LOC105159458 gene encoding protein TPR2 yields MSSLSRELVFLILQFLDEEKFKETVHKLEQESGFFFNMKYFEDQVQAGEWEEVERYLSGFTKVEDNRYSMKIFFEIRKQKYLEALDRQDRAKAVDILVKDLKVFASFNEDLFKEITQLLTLDNFRQNEQLSKYGDTKSARNIMLVELKKLIEANPLFRDKLTFPAFKASRLRTLINQSLNWQHQLCKNPRPNPDIKTLFTDHTCASSNGTRAPPPTNTPLAGPVPKPGVFPPLGGHGPFQPVVSPPPSAIAGWMSTANPSIPHAAVAAAPPGLVQAPSSAAFLKHPRTPPGGPGMDYQTADSEHLMKRLRTGQPDEVSFSGSTHQANIYSPDDLPKTVVRNLSQGSNVMSMDFHPQQQTVLLVGTNVGDISIWEVGSRERLALKTFKVWDISSCSMPFQTTLVKDATISVNRCVWGPDGSILGVAFSKHIVQIYTYSPAGELRQHLEIDAHVGGVNDIAFAHPNKQLCIVTCGDDKTIKVWDAVAGRRQYTFEGHEAPVYSVCPHYKENIQFIFSTAIDGKIKAWLYDSLGSRVDYDAPGLWCTTMAYSADGTRLFSCGTSKEGESHLVEWNESEGAIKRTYSGFRKRSLGVVQFDTTRNRFLAAGDEFQIKFWDMDNTNMLTYTDGDGGLPASPRLRFNKEGSLLAVTTSDNGIKILANADGQRMLRMLETRAFDGSRGLSEAVNVKPAIGGALGPIGNVSASVSPILDRTDRVQQPMSLLASMESSRVADVKPRILDNTDKIKSWKFPDISDSSQLKTLKLPDPLTPSKVVRLLYTNSGLALLALASNAVHKLWKWQRSERNPSGRSSASSVPQLWQPNNGALMSNDLSDAKPTEDSVACIALSKNDSYVMSASGGKVSLFNMMTFKVMTTFMPPPPAATYLAFHPQDNNIIAIGMEDSTIQIYNVRVDEVKTKLKGHQKRISGLAFSQSLNILVSSAADAQLCIWNIDGWEKKKSRPIQAPPGHSTPLVGETRVQFHNNQLHLLVVHESQIAIYDAQLECLRSWYPRDSLSAAISSAIYSCDGLLIFTGFCDGAVGIFDSDSLGLRCRIAPSAYVPSSISSNGNAFPVVIAAHPSDPNQFALGMSDGAVHVIEPSDAETKWGGSTSQDNGALPSIPSSSALNSQPSETPSR; encoded by the exons ATGTCGTCCTTGAGTAGAGAACTGGTTTTCTTAATACTGCAGTTCTTGGATGAGGAGAAGTTCAAGGAGACTGTACATAA GTTGGAGCAAGAATCTGGCTTTTTCTTCAATATGAAGTACTTTGAGGATCAAGTCCAAGCAGGTGAATGGGAGGAAGTTGAGCGTTATTTAAGTGGTTTCACAAAGGTTGAGGACAACCGGTATtctatgaaaattttctttgagATTAGAAAGCAGAAATATCTTGAAGCTCTTGACAG ACAAGATCGGGCTAAAGCTGTTGATATTCTTGTTAAAGATCTTAAGGTGTTTGCGTCTTTTAATGAAgatctttttaaagaaatcaCCCAGCTTTTGACTCTTGACAATTTTAG GCAGAATGAGCAGCTCTCCAAGTATGGGGACACAAAGTCAGCGCGGAACATTATGCTGGTTGAACTTAAAAAGCTTATAGAGGCGAATCCATTGTTTCGCGACAAGCTCACATTTCCTGCTTTTAAGGCTTCAAGATTGAGAACACTCATCAACCAAAG TCTTAACTGGCAGCATCAGCTTTGCAAGAATCCACGACCGAACCCAGATATCAAAACACTCTTTACTGATCATACTTGTGCGTCGAGTAATGGCACACGTGCGCCCCCTCCTACTAACACCCCTCTTGCTGGACCTGTTCCTAAACCTGGCGTTTTTCCTCCCCTTGGTGGCCATGGT CCTTTCCAGCCAGTTGTTTCTCCTCCTCCAAGTGCTATTGCAGGTTGGATGTCAACTGCTAACCCTTCTATACCTCATGCTGCTGTTGCTGCAGCTCCTCCTGGCCTTGTCCAGGCACCAAGTTCTG CTGCTTTTTTGAAACATCCCAGGACTCCTCCAGGTGGTCCTGGAATGGATTATCAGACTGCTGATTCAGAGCACTTGATGAAGCGTCTTCGTACTGGACAGCCTGATGAG GTGTCGTTTTCTGGTTCTACTCATCAGGCTAACATCTATTCACCAGATGACCTTCCCAAAACCGTTGTACGAAACCTTAGTCAAGGATCTAATGTTATGAGCATGGACTTCCATCCACAACAACAGACTGTTCTTCTAG TTGGAACAAACGTTGGGGATATCAGCATATGGGAAGTAGGTTCACGAGAAAGGCTAGCACTTAAAACCTTTAAGGTCTGGGACATATCATCTTGTTCCATGCCGTTTCAA ACAACTTTGGTTAAAGATGCCACCATATCTGTTAATAGATGTGTATGGGGCCCAGATGGATCTATACTTG GGGTTGCTTTTTCCAAGCACATTGTTcagatatatacatacagcCCAGCTGGAGAATTAAGACAACACTTAGAA ATTGATGCGCATGTTGGTGGCGTGAATGATATTGCCTTCGCTCATCCTAATAAGCAGCTCTGCATAGTCACATGTGGGGACGACAAGACAATTAAG GTATGGGATGCTGTTGCTGGTCGCAGACAGTATACTTTTGAAGGTCATGAAGCTCCTGTGTATTCTGTATGTCCTCACTATAAAGAGAATATTCAG TTTATTTTCTCTACTGCAATTGATGGGAAAATAAAAGCATGGCTTTATGATTCCTTGGGATCAAGAGTAGATTATGATGCCCCTGGACTTTGGTGCACTACAATGGCATACAGTGCTGATGGAACCAG ACTCTTCTCTTGTGGAACCAGCAAAGAAGGTGAATCTCACCTGGTTGAGTGGAATGAGAGTGAAGGAGCCATTAAAAGGACGTATTCTGGTTTCCGGAAGCGTTCTTTGGGTGTTGTGCAGTTTGACACAACAAGGAACCGTTTCTTAGCTGCAGGCGACgagtttcaaataaaattctgGGACATGGATAATACCAATATGCTTACTTATACCGACGGTGATGGTGGCCTGCCT GCAAGTCCTAGATTAAGATTTAATAAAGAAGGTTCTCTGCTGGCTGTTACAACTAGTGACAATGGAATTAAGATTTTGGCAAATGCTGACGGGCAGCGAATGCTGAGAATGTTGGAGACCAGAGCATTTGATGGGTCTCGTGGTCTTTCTGAAGCTGTCAATGTCAAA CCTGCTATTGGTGGTGCACTAGGTCCCATCGGTAATGTTTCTGCCTCAGTTTCCCCCATCCTTGATCGTACTGACAGAGTCCAGCAGCCAATGTCTCTTCTG GCTAGCATGGAAAGCAGCAGGGTTGCTGATGTCAAACCAAGGATTCTTGACAACACTGACAAAATTAAGAGCTGGAAGTTTCCTGACATATCTGACTCATCTCAACTTAAGACTCTAAAGTTACCTGACCCTCTGACACCTAGTAAA GTGGTACGGTTGTTATACACAAACTCTGGCCTAGCTCTGCTGGCACTGGCCTCCAATGCTGTTCATAAGCTGTGGAAATGGCAGCGCAGTGAACGCAATCCATCTGGAAGG TCTTCTGCCTCGAGCGTGCCACAGTTGTGGCAGCCTAATAATGGGGCTCTCATGTCCAATGACTTGAGTGATGCCAAACCAACCGAAGATTCTGTTGCATGTATTGCCTTGTCTAAAAATGATTCTTATGTCATGTCTGCTTCAGGGGGAAAGGTCTCATTGTTCAACATGATGACCTTTAAG GTAATGACAACTTTCATGCCGCCACCTCCTGCAGCAACTTATCTGGCATTTCATCCTCAGGATAacaatataattgcaattgGAATGGAAGACTCcacaattcaaatttataatgtcaGGGTTGACGAG GTTAAAACCAAGCTCAAGGGTCACCAGAAACGAATCTCTGGTCTTGCATTTTCTCAGAGTTTGAACATTTTGGTGTCATCTGCAGCTGATGCACAG CTGTGTATCTGGAACATTGATGGATGGGAGAAGAAGAAATCACGGCCCATACAGGCACCTCCTGGTCACTCAACTCCTCTGGTTGGAGAAACTAGAGTTCAGTTCCATAACAATCAATTGCATTTACTGGTTGTTCATGAAAgtcaaattgcaatttatgaTGCTCAACTTGAATGTCTGCGTTCG TGGTATCCGAGGGATTCACTTTCTGCTGCTATTTCAAGTGCTATATACTCATGTGATGGCCTGTTGATTTTCACTGGATTTTGTGATGGTGCTGTTGGAATCTTTGATTCGGATAGTTTGGGCCTCCGATGTCGTATAGCACCCTCTGCTTATGTACCTTCATCAATTTCCAG CAACGGCAACGCCTTCCCTGTGGTTATTGCAGCACATCCATCAGATCCCAATCAATTTGCACTTGGCATGAGCGATGGTGCAGTTCACGTAATTGAGCCATCAGATGCAGAAACGAAATGGGGTGGATCAACCTCTCAAGACAACGGCGCCTTACCTTCCATTCCTTCCAGTTCTGCGTTGAATAGTCAGCCATCCGAAACCCCATCTAGGTGA
- the LOC105159489 gene encoding COBW domain-containing protein 1-like isoform X1: MAMPSALCFLLSRTTSRPLFQSRFTHSLLRTFPSFFAQVSYSPSRSFSTEASEVITQDLNSSIAASLNLDNRIPATVITGFLGSGKCDDISSQTTLLNHILTSQHGKRIAVIENEFGEVDIDSSLVASHSSSNEDIIMVNNGCLCCTVRGDLVKMLLELVKKKRDSFDHIVIETTGLAKPGPVIETFCSDELLSRHVKLDGVVTLVDSMNAMKHLNEVKPRFVVNEAVEQIAYADRIILNKIDLVTDTEVEVLKKRIKLINGMAQIRLAKYGLVDMDFVLGVGGYDLDRIESEVKSDDSHCSHQHEAGHEHHKGHHHDHVHDSAVSSVSIVSEGTLDLDYFDDWLERLVEEKGDDLYRMKGILSVSDSEQRYVFQAVNSIFDGCPGKEWGSDEKRINKLVFIGRNLDETALRKGFKGCLV; encoded by the exons ATGGCAATGCCCTCTGCTCTCTGCTTCCTCCTCTCCAGAACCACATCTCGCCCTCTCTTTCAATCTCGTTTCACCCATTCCCTTCTCCGAACCTTCCCTTCCTTTTTTGCCCAGGTATCATATTCCCCTTCCAGAAGCTTCTCCACCGAGGCCTCCGAAGTGATCACACAAGACTTGAATTCTTCTATCGCCGCTTCTTTGAATCTCGACAATCGTATTCCCGCTACCGTCATCACTGGATTTCTCGGCTCTGGAAAG TGTGATGATATATCTTCGCAGACCACGCTTTTGAATCATATATTGACATCTCAACATGGAAAGCGAATTGCTGTCATAGAGAATGAG TTTGGTGAAGTAGATATCGATAGTTCGCTCGTTGCTAGTCATTCCTCATCTAATGAGGACATTATCATGGTAAATAATGGTTGTCTGTGCTGTACTGTGCGTGGAGACCTTGTCAAAATGCTTTTGGAGTTGGTGAAGAAGAAGCGTGACAGTTTTGACCACATTGTTATAGAAACGACGG GTCTTGCGAAGCCTGGTCCAGTGATTGAAACATTTTGTAGCGATGAACTGCTTTCACGCCACGTGAAACTTGATGGGGTTGTTACTTTAGTTGACTCCATGAATGCCATGAAACATTTGAATGAAGTCAAACCAAGGTTTGTCGTAAATGAGGCTGTGGAACAAATTGCTTATGCGGACcgtattattttgaataaa ATAGATTTGGTGACTGACACCGAGGTAGAGGTGTTAAAGAAGAGGATTAAG CTTATCAACGGGATGGCACAAATAAGATTGGCTAAGTATGGGTTAGTTGATATGGATTTCGTTTTGGGAGTGGGAGGCTATGATCTTGACAG AATTGAATCTGAAGTTAAATCAGATGATTCTCATTGTTCTCATCAACATGAAGCTGGACATG AGCATCACAAGGGGCACCATCATGATCACGTGCACGATTCTGCTGTCTCCAGTGTCAGTATTGTTTCTGAAGGAACCTTAGATCTTGATTAT TTTGACGATTGGCTCGAAAGATTGGTGGAAGAGAAAGGGGATGACCTTTACAGGATGAAAGGAATATTGTCAGTGAGTGACTCTGAACAGCGTTATGTTTTCCAG GCTGTGAATTCTATTTTTGATGGCTGCCCAGGCAAGGAATGGGGCTCTGATGAGAAACGCATAAACAAGCTTGTCTTCATAGGGAGGAACTTGGATGAAACTGCCCTGAGGAAAGGCTTCAAAGGCTGTTTAGTATGA
- the LOC105159468 gene encoding uncharacterized protein LOC105159468 has translation MEESGEESIVCVLRPTRSSHMVSTFKNPMKPPREDSSVAWYNLEKTKPVKQHGCTDFDERKARSSQDVPAMEDLKHGQEENVSTSDLEVEMQKQDKELQNSGDVQERANSRGKRRRLPKDANSVGTSVLCPESLDILPFPSTMDNRSLKPSLATEPTSSKSTECDSSASGSENPKNDEFSQPSGFTKRKRLKLKQELEKQTQQNFNMDLKNQYRDATENGKGAYLGFEIKELPQSAFVSNGLEFSSSCLDPVHTSQQDVRETALVDVTLTVKASYRAENVPFVCLTSKLNGKAILGYPLEIGELGDASESLLPRKERGACKLFDDDGSKLHLLVWKTSKRTPVCYITNSLSSSISKNVQSGRASKTVEGSISPSTEDGLKDQSLRKLLKDPKQLIERKAAPSRTCVPVELIFSKILAAVSQVQA, from the exons ATGGAAGAGAGTGGGGAAGAAAGCATTGTCTGTGTGCTGAGGCCAACTCGTAGCTCACACATGGTCTCAACTTTCAAGAATCCCATGAAACCTCCCAGAGAGGATTCCTCTGT GGCATGGTATAACTTGGAGAAAACAAAGCCAGTGAAACAACACGGATGCACAGATTTTGATGAAAGAAAAGCTCGCTCATCCCAGGACGTTCCTGCAATGGAAGACTTAAAACATGGACAGGAGGAGAATGTGAGCACAAGTGATTTGGAGGTTGAGATGCAAAAACAAGACAAAGAACTTCAAAATTCAG GTGATGTGCAGGAAAGAGCTAACAGCAGAGGAAAGAGAAGAAGACTGCCGAAAGATGCCAATAGTGTGGGGACCTCCGTTCTTTGCCCTGAATCATTAGATATTCTACCCTTCCCATCTACAATGGATAACCGTTCTTTGAAGCCCAGTTTAGCTACAGAACCAACTTCTTCTAAATCAACAGAATGTGATTCTTCTGCTTCCGGTTcagaaaatccaaaaaatgatgaattctCCCAGCCTTCAG GTTTTACTAAGAGAAAAAGATTAAAGCTAAAACAGGAGCTTGAAAAGCAAACCCAGCAAAATTTCAATATGGATCTAAAGAATCAGTATAGAGATGCAACGGAGAATGGAAAAGGGGCATACTTGGGTTTTGAGATCAAAGAGCTCCCTCAATCTGCATTTGTTAGTAATGGCTTGGAATTCTCCAGCAGCTGCTTGGATCCAGTGCATACAAGCCAGCAAGATGTAAGGGAAACAGCATTGGTGGATGTGACTTTGACCGTTAAAGCAAGCTATCGAGCAGAGAACGTCCCATTTGTTTGTCTAACGAGTAAATTGAATGGTAAAGCAATCTTGGGATATCCTCTAGAAATCGGAGAATTAGGCGATGCTTCTGAAAGTTTGCTTCCTAGAAAGGAAAGAGGTGCTTGTAAGCTATTCGATGATGATGGGAGTAAGCTCCATCTACTGGTTTGGAAAACTTCTAAAAGAACTCCTGTATGCTATATCACAAATTCACTTTCTTCTTCCATTTCCAAGAATGTGCAGTCTGGGCGAGCCAGTAAAACTGTGGAAGGCTCAATTTCCCCATCTACAGAAGATGGTCTAAAAGATCAATCTCTTAGAAAGTTGCTGAAGGATCCCAAACAACTCATTGAAAGAAAAGCAGCACCAAGCAGAACTTGTGTTCCGGTGGAACTCATTTTCAGTAAGATACTAGCAGCAGTCAGTCAGGTACAAGCTTAG
- the LOC105159479 gene encoding pentatricopeptide repeat-containing protein At2g22410, mitochondrial produces MRSLSVVRKQISSFSRLHSSSFQPLRNFSSNSKKWNSTANPNLKITHPTLLLIESCNSMSQAKQIQAQMTRAGLVFHLFPVSRLLSFIALDENGDFSHANALFAQILDRNLYIWNTIIRGCVNKGYFDMGFCYFVRMVGECPEMDKRSYVFGLKACGGLQDFRVGESVYCRIWKAGFVGYVIVRNGLIHLYCESGKLSSATRVFYETETRDVVSWTSMIDGYVKHHMVDDALRLFDEMCKSQVEPNGVTMVAVFSACAQKGDLKFAEMVHEFAEMRGVGFSMNMMNSMLDMYAKCGSLEKAGKIFETMEVKDMFSWTSMINGYMKNGEVELARKLFDEMPERNVVSWNAMIGGYSHNNRPKDALELFHDMEREGLDPMESTLVLVLSACAQSGCMDMGQRIRDYYVKQKRTPLSVTLGNVFIDMYAKCGNIDAAREIFDEMMKKDLVSYNSMIVAYASHGNAGKALGLFEHIREVGFKPDDITFVGILSACAHGGLVKKAWDYFRAMELFGLTPGMEHYTCMIDLLGRVGHLEEAYELIRSMPTEPDEAIWGALLNGCRMHGDVELGKFAAEKLIVLDPKDSGTYMLLASLCANKRKWGDVRMARSMMRDNGVKKTAGSSSIELEGVFHDFLVADELHPESEAIYRVLGEILLLSKLDDYTTHTCQIDTFL; encoded by the coding sequence ATGAGATCACTTTCAGTTGTGCGGAAACAGATTTCCTCTTTTTCAAGACTCCATTCTTCTTCCTTTCAGCCCCTCAGAAACTTCTCCTCAAACTCCAAGAAATGGAACTCAACTGCAAATCCAAACCTGAAAATCACACACCCAACTCTTCTTCTCATAGAATCCTGCAATTCCATGTCTCAAGCAAAGCAAATCCAGGCTCAAATGACGCGCGCGGGCCTCGTTTTCCACCTCTTTCCTGTCAGCAGACTTCTCTCTTTTATTGCTTTGGATGAGAATGGAGACTTTAGCCATGCAAATGCCCTCTTCGCGCAGATTCTTGATCGGAATTTGTACATTTGGAATACCATCATCAGGGGTTGTGTTAACAAGGGATATTTTGATATgggtttttgttattttgttagAATGGTTGGAGAATGTCCCGAAATGGACAAGAGAAGCTACGTCTTTGGGCTCAAAGCTTGTGGAGGTTTGCAAGATTTTAGAGTGGGAGAGTCTGTATATTGTAGGATTTGGAAAGCGGGTTTTGTAGGGTATGTGATTGTTAGAAATGGTTTGATTCATCTTTATTGTGAGAGTGGTAAATTAAGTTCTGCAACTAGAGTTTTTTATGAGACTGAGACAAGGGATGTGGTTTCTTGGACTAGTATGATTGATGGGTATGTGAAACATCATATGGTTGATGATGCTTTGAGGCTGTTTGATGAAATGTGTAAAAGTCAGGTTGAGCCTAATGGGGTAACAATGGTGGCAGTCTTCTCTGCCTGCGCGCAGAAGGGGGATTTGAAGTTTGCTGAGATGGTTCACGAGTTTGCAGAGATGAGGGGAGTTGGATTTAGTATGAATATGATGAATTCCATGTTGGATATGTATGCCAAATGTGGAAGTTTAGAGAAGGCTGGTAAGATTTTTGAGACGATGGAAGTGAAGGATATGTTTTCATGGACTAGCATGATTAATGGGTACATGAAAAATGGGGAAGTTGAATTAGCTAGAAAGCTGTTTGATGAGATGCCAGAGAGGAACGTGGTCTCTTGGAATGCAATGATTGGAGGTTACTCGCATAATAATAGACCAAAGGATGCTTTGGAACTGTTTCATGATATGGAGCGAGAAGGTTTGGATCCCATGGAAAGTACTTTGGTCTTGGTGCTCTCAGCTTGTGCTCAGTCTGGTTGTATGGATATGGGCCAACGGATTCGTGATTACTATGTTAAGCAAAAACGAACTCCACTTAGTGTAACATTAGGCAATGTGTTTATTGATATGTATGCTAAATGTGGGAATATTGATGCAGCTAGAGAGATCTTTGATGAAATGATGAAGAAAGATTTGGTTTCCTATAATTCCATGATTGTGGCTTATGCGTCACACGGTAATGCAGGTAAGGCCCTTGGTCTCTTTGAACATATAAGAGAAGTGGGATTTAAGCCCGATGATATTACATTTGTTGGTATCCTGTCAGCTTGTGCTCATGGTGGATTAGTCAAGAAAGCTTGGGATTATTTCAGGGCCATGGAATTATTTGGATTGACTCCTGGAATGGAACATTACACATGCATGATTGATTTACTTGGAAGGGTTGGGCACTTGGAAGAAGCGTATGAGTTGATAAGATCAATGCCAACGGAACCAGATGAAGCCATTTGGGGTGCGCTTCTGAATGGTTGTAGAATGCATGGAGATGTGGAGTTGGGGAAATTTGCAGCAGAGAAGCTTATAGTTTTGGATCCAAAAGATAGTGGCACATATATGCTTCTAGCTAGCTTATGTGCCAATAAGAGGAAATGGGGCGATGTAAGAATGGCCAGAAGTATGATGAGAGATAATGGTGTCAAGAAGACCGCAGGGTCTAGCTCTATAGAGCTGGAGGGTGTGTTTCATGACTTTCTAGTAGCAGATGAATTGCATCCTGAATCGGAAGCCATATACAGGGTCCTGGGGGAGATTTTGCTGTTATCAAAGTTGGATGATTATACAACACATACTTGCCAGATTGATACATTTTTGTGA